In Candidatus Kerfeldbacteria bacterium, a single genomic region encodes these proteins:
- a CDS encoding nucleotide exchange factor GrpE, with amino-acid sequence MHDHKKTEEQQPTPIHHDLEKISAELKLAHEKMEEYMNGWKRAKADYLNLKRESEKKEQEMVQYANAGLILQILPIFDNFKLAWNHIPTEYEKSDWITGLAHIKKQFTDFLKELGIEEIKTVGEVFNPEMHEAVAKEKKDGFKADVVFEEVKSGYTLYGKVLEPAKVKVAA; translated from the coding sequence ATGCACGATCATAAAAAAACAGAAGAGCAGCAGCCAACACCGATCCATCATGATTTGGAAAAGATTTCTGCCGAGCTCAAACTCGCGCATGAAAAAATGGAAGAATACATGAACGGCTGGAAACGGGCGAAAGCAGATTATCTCAATCTCAAGCGCGAATCGGAAAAGAAAGAACAAGAGATGGTTCAATACGCCAACGCCGGCCTGATACTCCAGATATTGCCGATTTTCGATAATTTCAAACTGGCCTGGAACCATATCCCGACTGAATATGAAAAGTCAGATTGGATCACCGGCCTTGCACATATTAAAAAGCAATTCACGGATTTTCTGAAAGAGTTGGGCATTGAAGAAATCAAAACCGTCGGTGAAGTATTTAACCCTGAGATGCACGAAGCAGTGGCCAAGGAAAAGAAAGACGGTTTCAAAGCTGATGTCGTTTTTGAAGAAGTGAAGTCAGGCTATACCTTGTACGGGAAAGTATTGGAACCGGCGAAGGTAAAAGTCGCCGCCTAG
- the amrB gene encoding AmmeMemoRadiSam system protein B: protein MRYAKVVIILSISLFLIGSAIYFSNAVNGRPASTVVHRSFFVEQEFFDLAYTRNTPPAPEGMVRGGIIPHHLIASHVIAEFFQGIESVQSPEVIVLIGPDHLNRSDYHIATSVGSWYTPYGILYPHTPIIESMAADGVVTIDESLFDVEHSITSEVAFIRRSFPRASIVPITIQQHTSAEELTQLGDWLAQRLPENSLVLVSVDFAHNVNHRQAMLQNAASIELLKTMDPETTKGIYVDSPASLSVLFHYLHERRVGHVQILDSLDTVDVTGDTSIPAVTSYITAYFW from the coding sequence GTGCGTTACGCTAAGGTTGTTATCATTCTTAGTATCAGTCTATTCCTGATCGGCAGCGCCATATATTTTAGTAATGCAGTGAATGGCCGGCCAGCATCCACCGTGGTGCACCGGTCATTCTTCGTGGAGCAAGAATTCTTTGATCTGGCGTATACGCGTAATACGCCACCTGCGCCAGAGGGGATGGTTCGCGGCGGCATTATCCCGCATCATTTGATCGCCTCACATGTGATCGCGGAATTTTTTCAGGGGATTGAATCAGTCCAATCCCCGGAAGTCATTGTGCTCATCGGACCTGACCATTTAAATCGCAGTGATTACCATATCGCCACCTCGGTGGGCAGTTGGTACACGCCTTACGGGATATTATATCCGCACACGCCCATCATAGAATCGATGGCAGCCGATGGCGTGGTTACGATTGATGAGTCGCTCTTTGACGTGGAGCATTCCATCACTTCTGAAGTGGCTTTTATCCGTCGCAGTTTCCCTCGAGCCAGTATCGTACCGATTACTATCCAGCAGCATACGTCAGCGGAGGAGCTGACACAGCTGGGGGATTGGCTGGCGCAGCGGTTGCCGGAAAATAGTCTGGTGCTAGTCAGCGTGGATTTCGCGCACAATGTAAATCATCGGCAGGCTATGCTGCAGAACGCGGCCAGCATTGAACTGCTGAAAACTATGGATCCGGAGACGACCAAAGGTATCTATGTTGATTCGCCGGCCAGTTTGTCGGTACTTTTCCATTACCTCCATGAGCGCCGAGTTGGCCACGTACAAATATTGGATTCCCTGGATACGGTGGACGTGACCGGTGATACCTCAATCCCGGCCGTCACTAGTTACATCACGGCATATTTTTGGTAA
- a CDS encoding Ig-like domain-containing protein produces the protein MNTKPAPDPVRQAKLKLWLGVGTIVVIGFIIAFYVVFVSPAEAPTVNGNANTVNANRRSDIALVDATPQAGSTVDELSAVTITFSEPIDSTTISQENFYVLQGVEEKVPATISFSEDAKTATYTFAEARTIDGDTVQAYTVVIETAQMTGAAGASVYVPGGKATWNVYVAAETYVGD, from the coding sequence ATGAATACGAAACCAGCACCGGATCCAGTCCGTCAGGCTAAACTCAAATTATGGCTTGGCGTCGGTACCATTGTGGTTATTGGTTTTATCATTGCTTTTTATGTGGTGTTTGTCAGTCCGGCAGAAGCACCGACGGTCAATGGTAACGCCAATACGGTGAATGCTAATCGCCGGTCTGATATTGCCCTGGTGGATGCGACGCCGCAGGCAGGTAGCACGGTGGACGAGTTATCGGCGGTTACGATTACGTTTAGCGAACCGATTGATTCGACGACGATCAGCCAGGAAAATTTCTATGTACTACAGGGGGTTGAGGAGAAGGTGCCGGCCACCATTTCCTTCAGTGAAGACGCGAAAACTGCGACGTACACGTTTGCTGAGGCTAGAACCATAGATGGTGACACAGTCCAGGCGTACACCGTGGTCATTGAAACCGCGCAGATGACGGGAGCAGCTGGGGCATCAGTCTACGTACCTGGTGGGAAAGCCACTTGGAACGTGTATGTGGCTGCCGAAACGTACGTCGGCGATTAA
- a CDS encoding ABC transporter permease: MHTNYTTGFALELRSVRNIFIRDILRFFRDKARIIGSVMQPVIFLGIFGVGLEATLNMSGGPGVGFNFVQFMFPGIIATTTLGVALNTSISIVTDREFGFLKEILVAPVSRASIMFGKILSGIVIGLFQAILLIVLSPIFGLEIVWSTIPGILFFSFLLSFAVTALGLFIASRMRNAEGFQFVFQFLFFPMMFLSGAFFSLTNVPKWMEILSTVNPLTYAVDGLRNIVFSDAPQQLRDSIINHSASMDMGIIIAFGMVMFILAFWSFNRAE; the protein is encoded by the coding sequence ATGCATACAAACTATACAACCGGTTTTGCGCTTGAACTCCGCTCGGTGAGAAATATTTTTATCCGTGACATCCTGCGCTTTTTTCGAGATAAGGCGCGTATCATTGGCTCGGTGATGCAGCCGGTAATCTTTCTTGGCATTTTTGGCGTTGGGCTTGAGGCAACTCTCAATATGAGTGGGGGGCCGGGGGTTGGCTTTAATTTTGTTCAATTTATGTTTCCTGGGATTATTGCTACGACGACGCTTGGCGTGGCTCTCAATACCTCCATCTCCATCGTGACTGACCGAGAATTTGGATTCCTCAAAGAAATATTGGTGGCACCGGTCTCGCGCGCATCAATAATGTTTGGAAAGATTTTGTCCGGCATTGTGATTGGTTTATTTCAAGCAATTCTCTTGATTGTGTTGTCGCCGATCTTCGGGCTAGAAATCGTTTGGTCAACCATTCCCGGCATTCTTTTCTTTTCCTTCCTCTTATCGTTTGCCGTGACGGCATTGGGGCTCTTCATCGCTTCGCGCATGCGCAATGCCGAAGGTTTCCAATTCGTTTTCCAGTTTCTTTTTTTCCCCATGATGTTTCTGTCCGGCGCATTTTTTTCACTGACCAATGTGCCGAAATGGATGGAGATTTTGTCTACGGTGAATCCATTGACCTATGCCGTGGACGGTTTGCGCAATATCGTCTTTAGCGACGCACCGCAGCAGCTGCGGGATAGCATCATCAACCACAGTGCTAGCATGGATATGGGTATTATTATTGCTTTTGGTATGGTTATGTTCATTTTGGCATTCTGGAGCTTCAATCGAGCTGAGTAG
- a CDS encoding ATP-binding cassette domain-containing protein produces the protein MNEANTIIEVSDLVRFFGDFQAVKGVSFTVKEGEVFGFLGPNGAGKTTTIKMLSTLLKPTSGEARIAGYSVKTDRIAVRKSIGMVFQEPTLDEELSAYENLRFHAEFYGVPSSIYKPRVDELLELVDLKDRAKKPVRDFSGGMKRRLEIVRGMLHYPKILFLDEPTIGLDPQTRATMWQYILKIAKQERITLFMTTHYLNEAEYCDRIAVIDHGTIVALDTPTQLKEGVGGDIISLKTDDNAAALDYTKAHFSENVRIEDDQVVAVVKDGNEVLPKLVRELPQKVLSIALQQPTLDDVFIKLTGSKIRDEAPSAAEKSKRFLRTRGFRR, from the coding sequence ATGAATGAAGCGAATACAATTATTGAAGTAAGCGACTTGGTTCGATTTTTTGGGGATTTCCAAGCAGTGAAGGGGGTTAGTTTCACGGTGAAAGAGGGGGAGGTATTTGGTTTTCTTGGCCCCAATGGCGCAGGGAAGACGACGACGATAAAGATGCTCTCTACGTTACTGAAACCAACCAGCGGTGAGGCCCGCATTGCCGGGTACTCGGTCAAGACTGATCGGATCGCTGTCAGGAAATCCATCGGCATGGTGTTCCAGGAGCCTACTTTGGACGAAGAATTAAGCGCGTATGAAAATCTACGGTTCCATGCGGAATTTTATGGAGTACCCTCCAGTATTTATAAACCCCGAGTGGATGAGCTACTCGAATTAGTTGATTTGAAAGATCGGGCAAAGAAACCGGTGCGCGATTTTTCGGGCGGGATGAAACGTCGCTTAGAAATCGTGCGTGGCATGCTGCATTATCCGAAAATATTATTCCTCGATGAGCCGACGATCGGCCTCGATCCCCAAACCCGTGCCACTATGTGGCAGTACATATTGAAAATTGCCAAACAGGAGCGAATTACCCTCTTTATGACCACCCATTATCTCAATGAGGCGGAGTATTGCGATCGGATCGCCGTGATTGACCATGGTACGATCGTAGCGTTGGATACCCCCACTCAGCTGAAAGAAGGCGTAGGCGGAGATATCATTAGTTTGAAAACAGATGATAACGCTGCGGCATTGGATTATACTAAGGCGCATTTTTCAGAAAATGTGCGGATCGAAGATGACCAGGTAGTTGCGGTGGTTAAAGATGGCAATGAGGTATTGCCAAAATTGGTGCGTGAGTTGCCGCAGAAAGTATTGAGCATTGCGCTTCAACAGCCGACCTTGGATGATGTGTTTATCAAACTCACTGGTTCAAAAATTCGGGATGAAGCGCCGAGTGCTGCTGAAAAATCGAAACGATTTTTAAGAACCAGAGGATTTAGACGTTAA
- a CDS encoding AbrB/MazE/SpoVT family DNA-binding domain-containing protein — translation MVTHPLTHHISPEIHGSVTVASQGQIVIPAKLRKQLGIKPGDSLIVFTKHNSIIGLIREQDAGSMITLFESHLKQAQASVKQLKKITKKKS, via the coding sequence ATGGTTACCCATCCACTTACTCATCACATCAGCCCTGAAATCCACGGTTCGGTCACCGTTGCCAGCCAGGGGCAGATTGTTATACCAGCGAAACTGCGCAAACAATTGGGAATTAAGCCAGGGGATTCATTGATTGTTTTCACGAAACATAATTCAATCATTGGTCTCATCCGCGAGCAGGACGCCGGTTCAATGATTACCCTATTCGAATCACATTTGAAGCAGGCGCAAGCGTCAGTTAAACAATTAAAGAAAATTACTAAAAAGAAATCATGA
- a CDS encoding flippase-like domain-containing protein — MKKIIFFGISLLVGIALFVGVFWRLGWDSIFIAVQSFTLWKWLVIVFFYSLALYVTLYRWHLILKSQGYDIPTQKLFASRLVGFAGDYLTPSPNIGGEAIRALVLKKGTGVPMAQGLASIILDKVMDFSYALPFLVFSIFYALIYFDLSAKIVLGLIAVSGTFIFLLGLFYYRTLTRRHFFGGIIRFVQLHRFSFMAKAMQKIANFEQIIVEFFKNHTRVFWQGIGLSIAGGLSTLTAMWLITRFIGMSTSFLDIILISTLTVITFLLPIPGSIGSTETGLALIFTLIGYPAEQGVVFSLIFRSVDLVKVGIGLFYLSRFGLTLGETMFAKKVDAIPVNGNGQETPAAVTSIHESDNHE; from the coding sequence ATGAAGAAAATAATATTCTTTGGTATTTCCTTACTGGTCGGCATCGCATTATTTGTCGGCGTTTTTTGGCGGTTAGGCTGGGATTCGATATTCATTGCCGTCCAATCATTCACGCTCTGGAAATGGCTTGTCATCGTCTTTTTTTATTCCCTGGCACTCTACGTTACGCTGTATCGCTGGCATTTGATTTTGAAAAGTCAGGGGTATGATATTCCTACCCAGAAGCTGTTCGCTTCTCGGCTCGTCGGTTTTGCCGGTGACTATCTTACTCCGTCACCGAATATTGGCGGTGAAGCGATTCGCGCCCTTGTTTTGAAAAAGGGGACCGGTGTGCCTATGGCGCAGGGGCTTGCTTCGATCATTTTGGACAAAGTGATGGATTTTTCTTATGCGTTGCCTTTTTTGGTTTTTAGCATTTTTTATGCCCTCATCTATTTTGATTTGTCTGCAAAGATCGTATTAGGTCTGATTGCGGTGAGTGGCACTTTTATCTTTTTACTTGGACTCTTTTATTATCGTACACTGACTCGTCGACATTTTTTTGGTGGCATCATTCGATTTGTACAGTTGCATCGTTTTTCTTTCATGGCAAAAGCCATGCAGAAAATTGCGAACTTTGAGCAGATTATTGTTGAGTTTTTCAAAAATCATACTCGGGTATTTTGGCAGGGAATTGGGTTATCAATCGCGGGCGGTTTGTCTACCCTGACCGCCATGTGGCTGATTACCCGGTTTATCGGCATGAGTACGTCATTTCTGGACATCATTTTGATTTCAACGTTAACGGTCATCACTTTCCTTTTGCCAATCCCGGGCTCAATCGGCTCTACTGAAACTGGACTGGCGTTGATTTTTACTTTGATTGGGTATCCAGCTGAGCAAGGTGTTGTTTTTAGTCTAATATTTCGTTCTGTTGATCTCGTTAAGGTCGGCATCGGGTTGTTCTACTTATCCCGATTTGGTTTGACTCTCGGGGAAACCATGTTTGCAAAAAAGGTAGACGCTATCCCGGTGAATGGCAATGGCCAAGAGACACCGGCAGCGGTCACATCCATCCATGAATCAGATAACCATGAATAG
- a CDS encoding C39 family peptidase — MRKGLFTFNLLLIVFIVAGLAYLGRHRVVEVWDNWMSEPAPEPVSFSEIVNEQRALNANAGSEANQNINTASVVTEPTTIPNEFNLALPFTTQAPFANWDYPYQEACEEASALTVHYYYAQKTFSAEIADREILDLVAWEEDILGYYKDTTAEETARVIKEYWGYQRVDVEYDPTIDQIKRHVAAGRPVIIPAAGKQLGNPNFRNGGPLYHMFVVRGYTADTFVTNDVGTRKGENYIYDIDVVMSAMHDWNGGDVDNGRKAIVVVYPND; from the coding sequence ATGCGAAAAGGCCTATTTACCTTTAATTTACTGCTGATTGTTTTTATCGTTGCCGGTCTGGCTTATTTAGGTCGGCACCGGGTTGTTGAAGTCTGGGATAATTGGATGTCAGAGCCAGCGCCTGAGCCGGTTTCATTTTCTGAGATTGTCAATGAGCAACGCGCCCTCAATGCCAATGCGGGTTCGGAGGCAAATCAGAATATTAATACTGCCTCAGTCGTCACTGAACCTACCACTATCCCAAATGAATTTAATCTGGCTTTACCCTTTACTACTCAGGCACCGTTTGCGAATTGGGATTATCCGTATCAGGAAGCCTGCGAGGAAGCCTCGGCATTAACCGTGCATTATTACTACGCACAAAAAACATTCTCCGCGGAAATTGCTGACCGCGAAATTTTGGACTTGGTTGCCTGGGAGGAAGACATCCTTGGATACTATAAAGATACTACTGCCGAGGAAACCGCTCGGGTGATTAAGGAGTATTGGGGATATCAGCGAGTAGATGTAGAATATGATCCGACGATAGATCAGATTAAGCGCCACGTGGCCGCTGGGCGCCCCGTTATTATTCCGGCAGCAGGCAAGCAACTGGGCAATCCAAATTTTCGCAATGGCGGACCGCTGTATCATATGTTTGTGGTACGAGGATATACGGCTGATACGTTTGTTACCAATGACGTCGGCACCCGTAAGGGCGAAAACTACATATATGATATCGACGTGGTGATGAGCGCCATGCATGATTGGAACGGGGGAGACGTGGATAACGGCAGGAAGGCAATTGTGGTCGTCTATCCGAATGACTAG
- a CDS encoding magnesium transporter CorA family protein has translation MVAPTDEELTRIGALVGLSKDEIGQMLQRKQRPLVRNLEHYSLIIVHIVESVEHTWRTTPLILFVSKSRHDIISVHKRESIGINRIYAYSAQRLHGIFKQGITHLVSAILDEIMDTYFLSIDELSDRIERIEEEMFDYTRSKEVMQRTFITKKSMIYIHKALVANRDVIAGIEKEYATFLDQNQLAGFRELNSDIVQMIEMVTTYRDILTSAIEIHLTTISNSLNVTMKRVTSWGAIILVPSLIAGIFGMNFQDIPMLNSHFGFWLAIGSMVVSVYVLALYFKRKDWF, from the coding sequence GTGGTGGCTCCGACGGATGAAGAATTGACGCGGATTGGAGCACTTGTTGGATTATCGAAGGATGAGATTGGGCAGATGTTACAACGTAAACAACGGCCGCTAGTGCGCAATCTGGAGCACTACTCATTAATTATTGTACATATCGTAGAATCAGTGGAGCATACCTGGCGAACCACACCGCTTATTTTATTTGTCTCAAAAAGTCGACATGATATTATTTCGGTACACAAACGTGAAAGTATAGGTATTAATCGGATTTACGCCTATTCAGCTCAACGGCTGCATGGGATATTTAAGCAAGGAATTACGCATTTAGTATCTGCAATTTTAGATGAGATTATGGATACGTATTTTCTGAGCATTGACGAATTGAGCGACCGGATTGAGCGAATTGAGGAAGAAATGTTCGATTATACCCGTAGTAAAGAGGTGATGCAGCGAACGTTCATTACTAAAAAAAGCATGATTTATATTCATAAGGCGTTAGTGGCGAATCGCGACGTGATTGCCGGCATTGAAAAAGAGTATGCCACCTTCCTTGATCAAAATCAGCTGGCCGGTTTTCGCGAACTCAATTCCGATATTGTCCAAATGATTGAAATGGTGACGACTTACCGTGATATTTTGACGTCAGCCATTGAGATTCATTTGACCACGATATCAAATAGCCTGAATGTGACCATGAAGCGCGTCACTTCCTGGGGCGCTATTATTCTCGTGCCGAGCTTGATCGCGGGCATTTTCGGAATGAATTTTCAGGATATCCCGATGCTGAATTCCCATTTTGGTTTTTGGTTGGCGATCGGTTCAATGGTCGTGTCAGTGTATGTCTTAGCGTTGTATTTTAAGCGCAAGGATTGGTTTTAA
- a CDS encoding Ig-like domain-containing protein yields the protein MEVFQTKTKKIILTHTHYIIISIVSAMLFVGLIAVVMGGKSPQPTIISIVDDIQPLDQSLVINFDWPIARDVEVSITPQVFGTVSYDEAVIRDQLVRTLVFTPELTWLPDTTYEITLHAVHGATPSFTEPTDYVLTFKTPPAQAVTSIMPNSDEPFRADGSWTIAFDQPIETTSSWSVRFEPAIEFDMVAGSDQESYVVTPKSKLSQGAQYTMIVSQQTLRYLFGTNEIAARTEPVVARKQSWTVREAPGIDSFAPQGTGVPLNTPITITFSENIDMESLPAYVTFDPSIDGAWATTDYRTVTFTPKKLERDMTYTVTLTEGLPTFTGGYLTESATHSFTTIGPVRVAISTPTSDSTGVSVNARLQFGFNQAVDHASAEAKLSLSPSVDGTVSWDENTMIFTPGEPFDFNTTYTATIAAGVKGTGGLTLESDYSSSFSTELSVTKLGVVYDHQDHNLSCEVATLKMALNYFGANVGEQELIDAIGFDPTPKSNGIWGDPYEAFVGDIDGHQPSTGYGVYWDPIAAAGSAYRTTRAFTGGELGHLIGEIQKGHPIVIWGTAGSGTRIDWKTPEGKDIIAVNGEHTFVVTGFVGSAAAPTKIIVMDPLAGERYLSLSHFLWMWGLLGNSGVVVE from the coding sequence ATGGAAGTTTTCCAAACAAAAACAAAAAAAATTATACTTACCCATACCCATTACATTATTATCAGCATCGTCAGCGCGATGCTCTTTGTTGGGTTAATCGCCGTGGTCATGGGGGGTAAATCGCCGCAACCAACTATCATCAGTATTGTCGATGATATACAGCCGCTTGATCAATCATTGGTTATTAATTTTGATTGGCCGATTGCGCGTGATGTGGAAGTATCGATTACCCCGCAGGTATTTGGCACCGTCAGTTACGATGAAGCGGTGATTCGCGATCAATTGGTTCGCACACTGGTGTTCACCCCGGAATTAACCTGGCTGCCGGATACAACCTATGAAATTACGTTGCACGCGGTCCACGGCGCTACCCCGTCTTTTACTGAACCGACTGACTATGTGTTGACGTTCAAAACTCCTCCAGCCCAGGCTGTCACGAGCATTATGCCGAATAGCGATGAGCCTTTTCGTGCTGACGGTTCCTGGACCATCGCTTTTGACCAACCAATCGAAACAACGAGCAGCTGGTCGGTTCGATTCGAACCGGCTATTGAATTTGATATGGTAGCCGGCAGCGATCAGGAGTCCTATGTGGTAACGCCAAAAAGCAAATTATCCCAGGGTGCGCAGTATACGATGATCGTCAGCCAGCAAACACTGCGATATTTGTTTGGCACCAATGAGATTGCCGCACGAACTGAACCGGTGGTAGCTCGCAAACAATCGTGGACGGTACGCGAAGCGCCGGGCATTGATTCATTTGCACCGCAGGGCACTGGTGTACCGCTGAATACGCCGATCACGATCACGTTTTCAGAAAATATTGATATGGAATCGCTGCCTGCATATGTGACGTTTGATCCCAGCATTGATGGAGCGTGGGCAACGACTGATTATCGAACCGTAACCTTTACTCCAAAAAAATTAGAGCGTGATATGACGTATACGGTGACGCTTACAGAAGGGCTGCCTACCTTCACCGGCGGTTACCTGACGGAAAGCGCTACGCATAGTTTCACCACGATCGGACCGGTGCGCGTGGCTATCTCTACACCAACCTCGGATAGTACCGGTGTCAGCGTCAATGCCCGATTGCAGTTTGGGTTCAATCAGGCAGTGGATCATGCATCGGCCGAAGCCAAATTGTCGCTTAGCCCATCCGTAGACGGAACCGTGAGCTGGGATGAGAATACGATGATATTCACCCCTGGCGAACCATTTGATTTCAATACTACCTATACGGCCACCATTGCCGCTGGGGTGAAGGGAACCGGCGGCTTGACGCTCGAATCAGATTATTCATCTTCATTTTCTACTGAACTTTCCGTTACTAAATTAGGCGTGGTTTATGATCACCAAGACCATAATTTAAGCTGTGAAGTAGCCACCCTGAAAATGGCGCTCAATTATTTCGGAGCCAACGTCGGTGAACAGGAATTGATTGACGCAATTGGTTTTGATCCTACACCAAAATCAAATGGTATTTGGGGTGATCCCTATGAAGCATTTGTCGGCGATATCGACGGCCACCAGCCATCAACGGGATATGGAGTGTATTGGGATCCGATTGCGGCAGCCGGATCGGCGTATCGCACCACGCGCGCTTTTACCGGCGGAGAGCTTGGCCACTTAATAGGTGAAATACAGAAGGGTCATCCCATCGTTATCTGGGGAACAGCCGGGAGTGGAACACGAATTGACTGGAAAACGCCGGAAGGAAAAGATATTATCGCGGTGAATGGCGAGCACACGTTTGTGGTGACGGGATTTGTCGGCTCTGCCGCCGCGCCGACGAAAATCATTGTTATGGATCCATTAGCGGGTGAGCGTTATTTGTCGCTGAGTCATTTCCTCTGGATGTGGGGACTCCTCGGAAATAGCGGAGTTGTGGTAGAATAA
- a CDS encoding ketoacyl-ACP synthase III, whose protein sequence is MAHIQKESMLVIQGVEITGVGSHIIDPEHEQCKVRAVSNPAISESLAGHERYFRGLFQLLRNWEASPSSVVDQAPLYDSADWRQLNPDDQITALVLWQKYRGNIPTDADPRWIQFDALPDKIFDLTGIRSRYWALPGVATSDLGKQAAEQALAVSGLNPESVGFIMVATTTPDHPQTPLTATRIKGKLGIQNPDVFCIDVTAACTSYASAMQVAYGLIASGQYKSGLVIGADVMSGTASPYNRNLRIVLGDGAFCAVLEACPIAQNAFIPGGFFARSDPSLGDLIVVPAGGSALPVSPEMIIDPFDQRHLMFMDGHTVRKRAERMLLQKKTDGELPRLVGLMAEAAERAGLLFPDIDFVAMHQANLRIINPPIQLMREFGFAGQVHNNIERFGNTTSASGGLCLDEAWQCGELEEGDLVEFVAFGGGMTAVTFMVRWTLGSYPSEHLPYRLLDSNRRPRVPIS, encoded by the coding sequence ATGGCACACATTCAGAAAGAATCCATGCTCGTCATTCAGGGCGTGGAGATCACTGGTGTTGGGTCGCATATTATTGATCCAGAACATGAACAGTGTAAGGTCCGGGCTGTATCAAATCCAGCTATCAGCGAATCGTTAGCTGGTCATGAACGGTACTTTCGAGGGCTCTTTCAGCTTTTACGAAATTGGGAGGCTTCGCCTTCGTCAGTCGTCGATCAGGCGCCGCTCTACGATAGTGCTGACTGGCGACAGCTGAACCCCGACGATCAGATCACGGCACTGGTGCTGTGGCAGAAGTATCGGGGGAATATTCCCACGGACGCAGATCCTCGATGGATTCAGTTTGATGCTTTGCCGGACAAGATTTTTGATTTGACCGGCATCCGTTCTCGGTACTGGGCACTGCCTGGAGTAGCAACTAGCGATTTAGGAAAGCAGGCGGCGGAGCAGGCACTTGCAGTTTCTGGACTTAATCCCGAATCCGTCGGCTTCATCATGGTCGCGACAACGACGCCGGATCATCCACAGACTCCCTTGACCGCCACGCGGATCAAGGGGAAGCTCGGTATTCAGAATCCGGATGTTTTCTGCATTGACGTAACTGCCGCATGCACCAGTTATGCTTCGGCGATGCAGGTGGCCTATGGGTTGATTGCGTCAGGCCAGTACAAATCAGGCCTGGTGATCGGCGCTGACGTCATGTCGGGCACGGCCAGTCCGTACAATCGGAATCTTCGCATCGTCCTCGGGGATGGCGCATTTTGTGCCGTGCTTGAGGCATGCCCAATTGCGCAGAACGCATTTATCCCGGGCGGGTTCTTCGCTCGATCTGACCCATCACTGGGGGACCTCATAGTCGTTCCAGCTGGCGGATCAGCTTTGCCGGTTTCTCCGGAAATGATAATCGATCCCTTTGATCAACGACATTTAATGTTTATGGATGGACATACCGTCCGTAAACGCGCCGAGCGCATGCTGCTGCAGAAGAAGACCGATGGGGAACTCCCCCGGCTGGTCGGACTCATGGCAGAGGCCGCAGAGCGTGCTGGCCTGTTATTTCCGGATATTGATTTTGTCGCCATGCATCAGGCGAATTTGCGGATTATTAATCCGCCAATTCAATTGATGCGTGAGTTTGGGTTTGCCGGTCAAGTTCATAATAATATCGAACGCTTTGGTAATACTACCTCAGCGTCTGGTGGACTTTGTCTGGATGAAGCCTGGCAGTGCGGCGAATTGGAAGAGGGCGACCTGGTTGAGTTCGTGGCATTTGGCGGTGGCATGACTGCGGTGACCTTTATGGTTCGTTGGACGCTTGGATCATATCCGAGCGAACATTTACCGTATCGGTTGCTTGATTCTAACCGTCGGCCGCGCGTGCCTATTTCCTAA
- a CDS encoding phage holin family protein, translated as MNLIIRLILNAAALIAVTYVVPGFEVDSFWYALIAAVVLGLVNAIIKPILIIFTLPITILTLGLFTFVINALLIWVVASFLPGFEVEGFIAALLGGLAMWVMSWFTNAITKK; from the coding sequence ATGAATCTCATCATTCGATTAATTCTCAATGCCGCCGCACTCATTGCCGTCACCTATGTGGTGCCGGGATTTGAGGTAGATAGTTTCTGGTATGCACTGATTGCCGCTGTAGTGCTGGGGCTGGTGAATGCTATTATTAAACCAATTCTGATCATCTTTACCTTACCCATCACTATCCTGACGCTTGGGCTATTCACTTTCGTAATTAATGCATTATTGATCTGGGTGGTAGCATCATTTTTGCCAGGGTTTGAGGTCGAAGGATTTATTGCCGCACTGTTGGGCGGTCTGGCGATGTGGGTGATGTCGTGGTTTACGAACGCGATCACGAAAAAGTAG